A segment of the Helicobacter sp. 'house sparrow 1' genome:
AAAAATGCCTGATCTATGATGCTACAAGACCCCCATCTATTTGGATTCATATTTGCATTGATATATGTAGGACGATAAAAACCACTGCCATCATGCAGATGCAAAACTACATCAACTTGGGGATTTACAATTAAAGTTTTAATATCTTGGATAAGTTGATATTCTGGATCTTTTTGAGATAAGGTTGCAAACTTTCTATTCATATCATCATAAACACCACGATGATTTAAAAGCATAGAATGTCTATTTAATACAGGCACCACCCAAACATTTCCACTCAAAATCTTATAGTATTTTGAAAAAACATTAGTGGCATTAAATCCCCCTGGCTCATCGCCTTGAATACCACCTATGAGCAATAGGGTTGGAGCAGTAGCATCGCCTTCTTTTTTAACAACTTCAAAATCAAGAACAGGTATTTTTTGTGCAAAAACAGCGCTTAAAAAAATAAAAATTAACACAAAAAATCTCACATTCTATCCTTACTAAGAATACTTTAAAAACACACTGGGCCCGTATTATATCAAAACTAAATGGAATAAAAAGTGCTTGCAAGTGTGATTGATAAAGTAAAAATAAAAGGCTTAGCTATGTTGAATAAAGAAATATTAAACACTTTAAAAAAACATTTGAAAGATATTGAAGGAACAGATTTTGAGAGCATTGGAGCAACACATTCTAAAAATAAAATATTAAAGTTTGGAGAGGATATTAAAAGTGCCAATGAGTTTATAGGGGCCCTTCAAGTATTGGATATAACAATTAGAAAAATTATTGCTGAGGCAAGAAAAATAGATACAGAATTGCTAGAGGATGCAGTTCAACTCAATTGCACAACCTTTAATATTGAGCAATTAATTCAAAAATGTAGCTTTATGGGAAAAGGCCTTTTTGATGTAACTATGGCTACAACGATGGGAGATTGTGAAATTGAGCTTGAAGTTGCATCTCCTCTTAACTTTGCGCTCCAAAAAGATTTTGATAGCCTTATCCAATATCTTGAAGATAAAAGAGAAGAAATTAAACAAAAACTTGCTCTAATTAGCCAAAATATTTCCAACAGTAAAAAAGAGGACAATGCTTATCATCAGGATTTTTCACAAGATTTTAAAGCAAAAGATTTTCTAAAAATGTTTTGAGTTGAAATGATGTTTTGGTAGAATCCTAAAAATTTTTACAAGGATTAAGGGATTTATGTTACGTTTTGCTCCATCTCCTACTGGGGATATGCATATTGGAAATTTGCGCGCAGCTATTTTTAATTTCATTCTTGCTAAGCAGAAGGGTGAAAAGTTTTTAATCCGCATTGAAGATACGGATTTTTCTCGTAACATAGATGGTAAAGATAAAGAAATCCTATCTACTCTTAATCTTTTTTCCCTGCTTTGGGATCAAGTTGTTTATCAAAGTCATAATTTTTCTAAACACCAAAGATTTGCACAAATGCTAATTGATCAAGGATTGGCATTTTATTGCTATTGTACAAAAGAATTCTTAGAGCAAAAAAAACAAGAAGCTATTGCTAGCAAACAGCCCTTTAGGTATCAAGATTCTTGGGCAGAGTTACACAAAGACACAAACCCAAAACCTGTAATAAGACTAAAAGGAAGCAGTTCTTCTTTATTTTTTGAAGACAAAATCAAAGGAAAAATAGAGTTTGATCATCACGAACTAGATAGCTTTGTTATCTTAAGAGAGGATGGCATTCCCACTTATAACTTTGCGTGTGCAATCGATGATATGCTTTATGATATCTCCTTTATTGTTAGGGGCGAGGATCATGTAAGCAATACTCCAAAACAAATGTTAATTCAAAAATATCTTCATTATGAAAAAGAAATACAATATGCTCATTTGCCAATAATTTTGGGCGAAGATGGTAAAAAAATGAGCAAGAGGGATGCAAGTTCTTCGGTAAATTATCTTTTAGAACAAGGATTTTTACCTCAAGCAATCACTAACTATCTTATTGGTATGGGAAACAAAACCCCCACAGAAGTCTTTAATCTAAATGAAGTAATTGGATGGTTTGACATCTCTCATATTGCAAAATCCCCTGTTAAATTTGATCTCAAAAGACTTAGATTTTTAAATCGCGAACATTTAAAAAGATTAAACGAATCTGAGTTTGCTCTCTTGCTCGAAACACAGGATTTAAGTGTGGGTGCTTTGGCTAAGCTATTTTTAGAAGAAGCAAGCACCTTAAATGAGATTAGAGAAAAAATAAATCTTATCTTTATGCCAAAAGATATTCATAAAATATATGAAGATCAAAGCTTTTATCCTCAATGCAAGGTTCTTTTTGAAACTTTAAAAGAAATTTCAGATACACAAGATTGCTCAAAAATGGACTATTCTACATTTAAAACCCAAGCAATGCAAAAAAGTCAGCTTAAGGGTAAAGATTTTTTCAAGCCCTTGAGAATTCTTTTGACAGGAGAATCTCACGGATTAGATCTTGAAACTTTATTTAATTATCTTAGACTGCATTTAAAAGAAGTTTTAAAAATAAAAGAAGGATAATAAAAGAATGTTAGTCAATGAGTTAATTCTTATTTTACACTACCTTATTAATATTTATATTTGGATTGTAATTATTGCAAGTTTAATGACTTGGTTTAGAGTGGATTATTCTCATCCAATTCCAAGGTTTCTTATTCAAGTAACAAATCCAGTATTTGAATTTTTAAGATCTAAGATAACCCTACAATATCAGGGTATGGATTTTGCTCCTTTGGTGGTTGTTTTAGTTTTAAGCATTATAGATAGGATGTTATTAGGAGTGTTTTAAGTGTATTTTAGAAAGATATTATTATTACTTTCATTAAGTCTTTGCGGTTTTAGTAAAGATGTTAATTTGGATTTTATTAAAAAACAACCTGCGGGGATAGCTAGAGACTTTTATATTTGGTATTTTATTGACAAGAATAGCACAAGCATTGATGAAGCAAAACAGGCTTATGATTTGGTTTTTAAGAAAACCTCTCGTATCGAATCTGTTATGGAAAAAAAGGGTGTTATTCACGAAATGCCTCGTGATATTTTCTGCAAAAAACTTGACTTTGATCAATTAAAAAATGAGGATATTGATTGCATTGTCTATGGGCTAAAACTAAGCAATGTTTTAACGCTAAAGCAAGAGGATGCTGATCTTTTACTCCAAAAACTACAAGGTCAAGCTCAAGCAATTGATCTTTATGAGCAAATCAAAATCCTAAGAAGTGATGATGTTACAAAATCATTAATGCAAGCATCAGCAAAGAATTTTGCAGCCATATTTACTGGCTTAACTTATGTTCAAAAATTATCTCTTTTAGAAAAGAGCATCAACCCCAAAAATTTAGCACGTCTTTTAAATGAAAATAATCCTGCATTAAATCGTGTGATGACAACAATTATTCTTGATGCAAAATTTGATTCCATAAAAAAAGCATTAGGCAAAATCGAAGTAACTAGTTCTGATACCAATACTTTTTTTCTTCTAGGCATCAATGAACTTATGCTCCAAAATACAACAAGGGCTTTAAGTTACTTTAGTAAATCTCAAAATAGCGCTTATGATCCTTTTATGAGAGATCGTGCTTTATTTTGGCAATATCTAGTCTCTGAAGATGAAAAATATCTCCAAGAATTGCAAACAAGCACTTTTGTAGATATTTTTTCTATCTATGCAAATCAAAAACTCAAGACAACTCCAAACTATAAGATAGTTTCAGAATTTAATCTTCCAAAAGATAAAAAGAATTTTGAAATCAATAATCCTTTCACTTGGCAAATAGCTCGATCTGAGGTTTTAAAACTCGATGGAGAGGAGTATGAAAATAAAACTAAAGATTTTTTATATCAAGATACTCTACCCCATTATCTCTTTTTCCTAAGTCGCAAGCACCGCTATCAGTATAATTATTTTATTTTTGCCTATGATGATCCAAAAATGTGGAGAGATAATGAACAAAAAGCTATCACCTATGCAGTTGCTAGACAAGAAAGTCATCTTTTGCCCGCACTTGTATCCACTTCTTATGCACTAGGGATGATGCAAATTATGCCATTTAATGTTATGCCATTTGCCAGAGATATGGGATTAAAAAATATTAGCTATTTTGATATGTTTGACCCAAAGACAGCACTGCAGTTTGGAAGCTTTTTCCTTGATCAACTCAAAAAGGAATTTAAGCATCCATTGTTTGTGGCATATGCCTATAATGGAGGTCCTGGTTTCTTGCGTCGCACACTTGAAAAACAGAGGCTTTTTTTACAAGATAGAAAATATGAACCTTGGATTTCTTTAGAGCTCTTGCCTTATGAAGAATCTAGATTTTATGGAATGAAGGTATTGGCAAACTATCTCATCTATATGCAAATGCTAAATCAAGAGATTGATTTAGAATCCCTTCTTCAAGAAACTTTAATTTACAAAAAGGGAAAGTAATGATTACTAAATGTTTATTTCCAGCAGCAGGATATGGAACTAGATTTTTACCCGCTACAAAAGCAATGCCAAAAGAGATGCTTCCTGTTGTTGATAAACCGCTCATTCAATATGGGGTTGAAGAGGCATTGAGTGCTGGATGCCATACAATGGCAATTGTTACTGGAAGAGGGAAAAGAAGCATTGAGGATCATTTTGATATAAGTTATGAATTAGAGCATCAAATTCAAGGTACAGATAAAGAAGATCTTCTTAAAGAAGTAAAAACATTGATGCAAAATTGCACTTTTTCTTACACAAGACAAAATGAAATGCTTGGTTTAGGGCATGCAATACTTACAGGTCAAACGCTCATAGGAAATGAGCCCTTTGCAGTGATACTAGCTGATGATTTGTGCGTTACAGAAACAAGTGATAGTGTATTGGCTCAAATGGTAAATCTCTACAAAAAATATCAATGCAGTATTGTTGCAATTGAAGAAGTGATGATGAGTGAAGTAAATAAATATGGAGTCATTGCGGGAGATGAGATAGATGAGGGAATATTTCAAGTAAATTATATGGTAGAAAAGCCAAAGCAAGAAGAAGCGCCAAGCAATCTTGCTGTAATTGGTCGTTATATTCTAACCCCTGATATCTTTGATATTCTACGCATTACCAATCCTGGAAAAAAAGGAGAAATACAAATCACAGATGCCTTAATGCAACAGGCAAAATCTAAAAAAGTATTAGCCTATAAATTCCGGGGGAAACGCTATGATTGTGGTAGTATTGATGGTTTTGTAGAAGCCACAAATGCTCTTTATAAAAAGATGAAATCAGGGAGTGTGATTGTATAACATTCATTTTTATGTCTGTTGTCTACTTCTTGCATTTTTCATTGGAGTTTTTTGTCTTTTAATCCTTTCTATTATTGCTTGGAACAATAGCCTTAAAGCAAGAGATCAAATAACACTGGCTTTAATTCACAATAAGGTTAAACTTGCTAGAAATAGCAAGGAGCTAGAGATTGTTTATAATAAATTTTTAGAGCATTTTAAAAAAATTCCTGAAAATAGCTTTCAAGAGTGGATACAATGCGTAAATGATCTTATTGCTACTGATTTGGCAAGTTTGGATATGATTATACAACTTAAAGAAGAGCTAGAAAATGAGAATCCTACAAAACGGAAGGAAATTGCAAATACCGTGGCTCTTATATTGAAAAATAAGAAAAATTAGGAAGAAGATAAATGGATTTTTTAAGAATATTGGGGCAACAAAAAATTAATGGTAGTGTGTCTATAGGAGGAGCAAAGAATTCTGCTTTACCAATTCTAGCAGCCTCATTACTCTATGAAGATTTTTTAGAAATTAAAAACCTTCCTGATGTTGTTGATGTAAAAACACTTGTCAGATTACTTGAATATCTTGGTTGTGAAATTCAATGGAGTAACAATCATCATATAAAAGTGAGTGCAAGAAGATTGGTGCATACAAAAGCAACCTATGATATTGTAAGAAAGATGCGTGCTTCTATTCTAGTCCTAGGACCACTATTGGCAAGATTTAGAAAATGTGAAGTAAGCCTGCCAGGTGGTTGTGCCATAGGAGCAAGACCCGTAGATTTGCATATTAAGGCAATGGAAAAAATGGGAGCGGAAATACTCATAGAAAATGGGTATATCGTAGCTAGAGCTCCACAGGGATTACAAGGCGCACACATTACTTTTGATAAGATTACTGTAACAGGAACAGAAAATGTTTTAATGGCTGCTGCACTTGCAAAAGGTAAAACAACAATTGTAAATGCTGCTAAAGAGCCTGAAGTCGTTCAATTATGCCAACTGCTCCAACAATCTGGAATTAAAATTGAAGGGATTGGAACAGATATTTTAGTCATTGATGGCAATGGAGGAGAGGCCTTAAAAAACAATAGTCTAAGCATTATACCCGATCGTATTGAAGCTGGAACCTATATGTGTATTGGTGCAATAATGAACACTAAACTGCGCATTCAAAATATTATCCCTGAACATCTTCAAAGTCTTATTGATAAATTCCAAGATATTGGTTTTACAATTAATCTAGAAAATGATGCATTAGAAATATTGCCTGCAAAAAAGCTAAATGCATTTGAAATTATCACAACAGAATATCCTGGCTTTCCTACAGATATGCAAGCACAGTTTATGGCATTGGCTACACAATGCGAGGGAATGAGTATTATAGAAGAACGCCTATTTGAAAATCGCTTTATGCATGTAAGTGAATTACAAAGACTGGGTGCCCACATTTCTTTAAAAGGAAAGATTGCACAAATTACTGGAGGCAAGGAATTAAGAGGTGCTGATGTAATGGCTACAGATTTGAGGGCTTCATCTGCTTTAATTCTAGCAGCTCTTGTATCACAGGGCTACACACAAATCCATAGAATCTATCACCTTGATCGTGGCTATGAAAATATTCAAGAAAAGCTAAGTAAAATTGGGGTTTTTATTGAAAGATTAAAAGAATAATAAAATCAACACAAAACCATACTAATAGAACTTAAAATGGAGTTTTTCTTGTATCAACTAAAAAATATTTTATGGCAGTCCTATTCGAACAAATTCTCAAGGGCTAGTACCCAATGCAACAAAGATTAGAAGATTTATATAGACTGCAAGACCTTTATATGCTACAGTCTTTTGGGCAAATTTACATTGATGCAAAGCAACCCAAAACCCTCCCCTCTCAAGATTCTTCTCAAGATAGCATTCAAAACTGCAATCTCTGCGATAGAAGCAAGATATCAAAACCCACCATTGGTGTTTTAAATCCCAAAAGCAAAATTATATTTGTAACACAAACACCACTCACTGATGAAAAGGGATTGTTTCTACAAACTCGTAGTGCAAAAATGTTACAAGATATTATTCAAAAGGTTCTTTATCTTAGAATCCAAGAATGTAGCATTCTTTCTTTATTAAAATGTGGAAATATATTTGAGTATAATAACGATGTTGAAGTTTGTAAAAAGTATTTATTTGACCAGTTAAAAGCAAGGCCTGATGCCTTGATATTATGCTTTTTAGATCTTCCGGCATTAAAAATATTTGGTTTTAAGGAAGATTATTTATTTGGTAGGTTTATAAAATGGAACAATCAGCAAATTATCTTCACCCATTCGCTCAAAACTTTATCAAAAAATCCCTCCCTAAAAAAAGAAACAATGACACACCTACTAATGGTTAAAGAACTTTTATGAGACTTTTGTTAGTATTTTTATTTTCTGTTTGTGTTTATTCTAAAAGCTTTGTTATTTCCCCCCTTCCATTACCTCGTCAAGAAGTTTTAGATATCAATATACAAGAATGTGATGAAAAATGTTTGAATGCTTTATATGAAGATAAGAAACTCTTCTCTTTTGTTGCAAAATTTAACCCAACAATAAGAAATCAGGATTTAAGAGCAAAACTTACAGAAACCCTAACAAGCTTGGACTTATTTATGAAAGAGGACTTTTTTGAAAATATTCAAGATGTTAAAAAAATAAAAATTGCGCTTTTAATACCTAGAGAAATTATTGGGCGTTACTCTGCTACAGGCATCAATACCATTTTGGCTTATCTTACAAGTAGAAATGCTTCTTTTTCTTTTGAAGTTTTTGATAGCAGGAATGAAGAAGCTCAAAATTTACACCAAACTTATGAGGAAATTAAGCAAAAAAAATTTGATTGTACAATCGCATTGCTCACAAAAGATGGTGTTTTAAATCTTTTAGAAGATACCACAATTACTATCCCTACATATATACCTACAGTCAATAGACTTCAAATTGGAGAATTTAAAGCTTCTCAAAAAATATTTTTTGGAGGCATTGACTATCAAAAACAAATCCAAATGCTCTATGAACTTGCAGGACAAGATGAAGTCGTAGAATATGATGATTCTAGCAGTATTGGATCTTGGCTACAAACCCTCTCTGATCAAAAAGGTTTTAATGTAGTTTTTAGAGATGTAATTACAAATGAAAAAGCTGCACGCTTTATGGAAGAGATTGCACGACACAAAAACTATATCAAAAATCGTGCAATTTTATTAAATATCCCTGTGATTAGAACAGGACTTATTCTCCCTCAAATCGGTTTCTTAGAAGAAAAACCTACAAAATTTCTTTCCACACAAATAAATTACAATCCATCTTTATTAATGCTCCTAAAACCAAAAGATAGAAAGAATTTTTTTATCATTAATGCGATTGGGAAAACAGATCCCTATCTTATTGAATATGGATTATTGCTAGGAAGCGATTTTCAATATGATTGGGTGAGCTATTCTATTGGCATAGGCATAGAAATGTTTCTTTTAAATAGAGGTGAGAAGATTAGTAAGTTTTTTTCTGAGAGCATTGAAGAATC
Coding sequences within it:
- a CDS encoding flagellar FLiS export co-chaperone, with protein sequence MLNKEILNTLKKHLKDIEGTDFESIGATHSKNKILKFGEDIKSANEFIGALQVLDITIRKIIAEARKIDTELLEDAVQLNCTTFNIEQLIQKCSFMGKGLFDVTMATTMGDCEIELEVASPLNFALQKDFDSLIQYLEDKREEIKQKLALISQNISNSKKEDNAYHQDFSQDFKAKDFLKMF
- the gltX gene encoding glutamate--tRNA ligase; its protein translation is MLRFAPSPTGDMHIGNLRAAIFNFILAKQKGEKFLIRIEDTDFSRNIDGKDKEILSTLNLFSLLWDQVVYQSHNFSKHQRFAQMLIDQGLAFYCYCTKEFLEQKKQEAIASKQPFRYQDSWAELHKDTNPKPVIRLKGSSSSLFFEDKIKGKIEFDHHELDSFVILREDGIPTYNFACAIDDMLYDISFIVRGEDHVSNTPKQMLIQKYLHYEKEIQYAHLPIILGEDGKKMSKRDASSSVNYLLEQGFLPQAITNYLIGMGNKTPTEVFNLNEVIGWFDISHIAKSPVKFDLKRLRFLNREHLKRLNESEFALLLETQDLSVGALAKLFLEEASTLNEIREKINLIFMPKDIHKIYEDQSFYPQCKVLFETLKEISDTQDCSKMDYSTFKTQAMQKSQLKGKDFFKPLRILLTGESHGLDLETLFNYLRLHLKEVLKIKEG
- a CDS encoding YggT family protein; this translates as MLVNELILILHYLINIYIWIVIIASLMTWFRVDYSHPIPRFLIQVTNPVFEFLRSKITLQYQGMDFAPLVVVLVLSIIDRMLLGVF
- a CDS encoding lytic transglycosylase domain-containing protein yields the protein MYFRKILLLLSLSLCGFSKDVNLDFIKKQPAGIARDFYIWYFIDKNSTSIDEAKQAYDLVFKKTSRIESVMEKKGVIHEMPRDIFCKKLDFDQLKNEDIDCIVYGLKLSNVLTLKQEDADLLLQKLQGQAQAIDLYEQIKILRSDDVTKSLMQASAKNFAAIFTGLTYVQKLSLLEKSINPKNLARLLNENNPALNRVMTTIILDAKFDSIKKALGKIEVTSSDTNTFFLLGINELMLQNTTRALSYFSKSQNSAYDPFMRDRALFWQYLVSEDEKYLQELQTSTFVDIFSIYANQKLKTTPNYKIVSEFNLPKDKKNFEINNPFTWQIARSEVLKLDGEEYENKTKDFLYQDTLPHYLFFLSRKHRYQYNYFIFAYDDPKMWRDNEQKAITYAVARQESHLLPALVSTSYALGMMQIMPFNVMPFARDMGLKNISYFDMFDPKTALQFGSFFLDQLKKEFKHPLFVAYAYNGGPGFLRRTLEKQRLFLQDRKYEPWISLELLPYEESRFYGMKVLANYLIYMQMLNQEIDLESLLQETLIYKKGK
- the galU gene encoding UTP--glucose-1-phosphate uridylyltransferase GalU gives rise to the protein MITKCLFPAAGYGTRFLPATKAMPKEMLPVVDKPLIQYGVEEALSAGCHTMAIVTGRGKRSIEDHFDISYELEHQIQGTDKEDLLKEVKTLMQNCTFSYTRQNEMLGLGHAILTGQTLIGNEPFAVILADDLCVTETSDSVLAQMVNLYKKYQCSIVAIEEVMMSEVNKYGVIAGDEIDEGIFQVNYMVEKPKQEEAPSNLAVIGRYILTPDIFDILRITNPGKKGEIQITDALMQQAKSKKVLAYKFRGKRYDCGSIDGFVEATNALYKKMKSGSVIV
- the murA gene encoding UDP-N-acetylglucosamine 1-carboxyvinyltransferase, whose protein sequence is MDFLRILGQQKINGSVSIGGAKNSALPILAASLLYEDFLEIKNLPDVVDVKTLVRLLEYLGCEIQWSNNHHIKVSARRLVHTKATYDIVRKMRASILVLGPLLARFRKCEVSLPGGCAIGARPVDLHIKAMEKMGAEILIENGYIVARAPQGLQGAHITFDKITVTGTENVLMAAALAKGKTTIVNAAKEPEVVQLCQLLQQSGIKIEGIGTDILVIDGNGGEALKNNSLSIIPDRIEAGTYMCIGAIMNTKLRIQNIIPEHLQSLIDKFQDIGFTINLENDALEILPAKKLNAFEIITTEYPGFPTDMQAQFMALATQCEGMSIIEERLFENRFMHVSELQRLGAHISLKGKIAQITGGKELRGADVMATDLRASSALILAALVSQGYTQIHRIYHLDRGYENIQEKLSKIGVFIERLKE
- a CDS encoding uracil-DNA glycosylase family protein; the encoded protein is MQQRLEDLYRLQDLYMLQSFGQIYIDAKQPKTLPSQDSSQDSIQNCNLCDRSKISKPTIGVLNPKSKIIFVTQTPLTDEKGLFLQTRSAKMLQDIIQKVLYLRIQECSILSLLKCGNIFEYNNDVEVCKKYLFDQLKARPDALILCFLDLPALKIFGFKEDYLFGRFIKWNNQQIIFTHSLKTLSKNPSLKKETMTHLLMVKELL